In the genome of Deinococcus deserti VCD115, one region contains:
- a CDS encoding serine/threonine-protein kinase → MADVQIMSAVQPLEGTVLVSRHGGVVAERARWQDRDVFVKTLESNDTDTVARFEHEGTVASCLNHRQLATLLARSPTQLFFSWIEGCTLRQRIENGPLPVPEALRVTAGVLQGLRQLHWQGVTHQDLKPENVLLAKSRPLADAVRIIDFGMSHARGLPLDIHQGTRMGTPHFMAPEQFRGLRGEPRSDLYSAGVLLFDCLAGFPPYEDAMGWLAGLHDDRAALPGPRSLHPLMLAAMRRDPQDRPGSAAVMLDWLSEIAAGLGVDLTAQGDSLLSS, encoded by the coding sequence ATGGCGGACGTGCAGATCATGTCGGCTGTTCAGCCTCTGGAGGGCACTGTGCTGGTGTCACGCCATGGAGGTGTGGTGGCCGAGCGTGCCCGCTGGCAGGACCGCGACGTATTCGTTAAAACCCTCGAATCCAATGACACCGACACAGTGGCACGTTTCGAACACGAAGGAACCGTGGCGTCCTGTCTGAATCATCGGCAGCTGGCGACATTACTGGCCCGTTCTCCCACACAGCTGTTCTTTTCATGGATTGAGGGCTGCACCTTGCGCCAACGGATCGAGAACGGTCCCCTGCCTGTACCTGAAGCACTGAGGGTTACGGCGGGCGTGCTGCAAGGTCTGCGCCAACTGCATTGGCAGGGCGTCACCCACCAGGACCTGAAGCCGGAAAATGTGCTTCTGGCTAAAAGCCGGCCACTGGCCGACGCCGTCCGAATCATCGATTTCGGCATGAGCCACGCCCGCGGGCTGCCTCTGGATATCCACCAGGGCACCCGCATGGGCACGCCGCATTTCATGGCCCCCGAGCAGTTCCGCGGCCTGCGGGGAGAGCCGCGCAGTGACCTGTATTCGGCTGGTGTCCTGCTGTTTGACTGTCTGGCGGGCTTCCCACCGTACGAAGATGCCATGGGCTGGCTGGCTGGCCTGCACGACGATCGCGCGGCGCTTCCCGGCCCACGTAGCCTGCATCCGCTGATGCTGGCCGCCATGCGGCGCGACCCTCAGGACCGCCCGGGAAGCGCCGCGGTCATGCTTGACTGGCTCTCAGAGATAGCCGCCGGGCTTGGTGTAGACCTCACTGCTCAGGGTGATTCACTCCTGAGCAGCTGA